A stretch of DNA from Ranitomeya variabilis isolate aRanVar5 chromosome 1, aRanVar5.hap1, whole genome shotgun sequence:
GATTTTCATAACTCTACAACTTTTTTTCTTGATGTtgaaatttcaatgttgaggagtgtattttgATCAGTAAGTCGTGGGTACATGCCGCTGCTCTGTGCTCTTGCAATTGAAAAGTGTTGTCGTTCCAAAAGTATACACAGTATTCTGCTTTCTTTATGCCTCTTTACCATTGACAACAATTTTATGTTCATCACAACGCTGAATAAGTTCTGCTTATTTATCCAAATCAGGAAAACTAGTTGCCAATTTTTATTAAGCAGGACAGTAACCTAAAGCAATAATCTATTGACTTTAGAAGAATTCACGcagtacaaaaaaaaaaccttgaaactTTTCATAACACTGTAAAACTTCCACACAGTTTGTTATTGTAAACTTGACAAAGAAATACAGGAAATAAAAGGGGAGGGATGCTAGGGAGGGAGAAAGGGGGCCTCCGAGAAGGAAAGGACTTTAGCTGTACAGGCACGTTCGTGTATGTTTGATGTTTTGGACAGTTTACTCTGGAAAGTGGCAAAGGTTATGTTTTAGCTCATTTGAGCCACAGCTTTACATTCACCATTTAGCAGTTGCGACAAGTAGCCTTCAGGTAAGGACTCTTCACATTCATTTTCCAAAATCGATTTGTGTTGGTCCCAAAAGGTCTAGTGTGACATGAATCTTGTTCCATTAATGTATGTATGTATTCGATATTTTGTCAACTCGTTTCAAACTAATTTTGATTTTCCAGAATCGCTGCTCCAAGGATGGGCATTCTGCATCTTGCCACAAGCTTAGTGCTCATTTCTACAGCATTATGTGGTGTCAAAGATTTGAGTGAGCATTTTGCTAAAAGCGATGGGGCGGATTCTTTGAGAGCACGGGGTCTTCCTTCACAAAGTGAATTGAATTTACAAGACGAAACCGTGACCAATGATCTCATACCGGAAGGAGATGATGATGAGGACTACCTAGACTTCGATAAAATATTTGGTGAAGATGAAGACTACTTTGAAATCATTGATGCTATTCCGGAAATCAAAGATGATGACAAAACCCAAGGAAACATATATGAACTATTCCATGGGAAAACTAGAATTCAGAGGCTTAGCATTATAAATGCAAAGTTTGGCTTTAATCTTTACCGTGCCATTAGAGAGAATACAAACGCAACAGACAATGTCTTGTTGGCACCAGTTGGGGTGTCCACAGCGATGGCTACAATATCAATGGGAACGCAAGGGCAGACTCAGAGTGAAATTTTCTCCACATTAGGCTTTAAAGAATTTATCAATGCCAGCACCAAGTATGACAAGACCACTATTCACTCAGTATTCCGGAAATTAACCCACAGACTGTTTCGAAGAGACTTTGGCTATAACTTAAGATCGGTCAATGACATTTACATACGGAAAGATTTCCCTATCAGTAAGGACTTCCAGGATAACCTAAAAAACTTTTACTATGCGGAGGCTCAAGTTGGCGATTTTGAAGAAAAAGCTTTTCTCCACAAGGTTAACCAGCGAATTCAGAAGCTCACCAAAGGGCTCATAAAGGAGGCATTAGCCAACCTCAACCCCAATATCCTAATGTTACTCATCAACTGCATCTATTTCAAAGGTAAGTAGAAACTTTAAGTTATTCACTTATTCATATAAAAAGAGGCAAGTGCCAAAGAAAAGTGAAGGAGTAGTCAATAGTAACCAAACAGGTTTCGCTTTTCATTTTCCATAGAACATCTCAAATTTGGGAGCTGCAATGTGATTGGTCCATCACATTTGCCTTCCACTAGTTATGTTAAATCTTCTTAAAAGGCAACCTGTCATTAGATTCAGgctgcccaaaccatgggcaaCATTAATCAGAACCTGGCTGTTGCGATAGCATCCAGTTATGTTTTTCTCTGAATGTTTGATAAGCCAGGTCTAAAAGTTAGAGACCTGACTAGTCATGATGCTGCCCTCCATCTACTCTAGTTGATGGATTGGCTTGGCCAGAAGCCTTCCGGGGGCTGCGCTGGACTACTCAGATCTCTCCCTTTAGTCTCCATCTGGCTTTTCAAACTATGTTTTTTCGAAACTCCCCAACGTCTCAACGTCCTAAACGAAACGTACTTGGCCATGTTCTGATTCACACTgcatgtggtttgggcagcatgaatctaatgacaggttccctttatcccTTTTCATTTGTCTATAATACTAAGATGAAGGAATATTTTCTCTTTTCACACAGGGACATGGGAGAACAAGTTTCCGCTACAGCAAACCTACAGTGCAAATTTCCGTGTTAGTGATAAAGAAGTGGTAAAAGTTCCAATGATGAAGCTCAAAGGAAGCTTTTTGGTTGCTTTGGATTCAGAATTGGATTGTGACGTTCTGCAGTTGCCTTACGTTGGTAATATAAGTATGCTGATAGTGGTGCCACACAAACTATCAGGTATGAAGCTCCTGGAGAAGCAACTCAGTCCACATTTGATAGAAAGATGGCAGAAGAGCATGAATAACAGGTAAAATACAAAGATTGCggtacataaaaaaatatttttttcacaaacattaaaatgaaaaggaaaaaaaaaaaaaattccattgaaGTAGTTACAAGATAGGATGCATAAGGAAAATACATAACTACTGTAAGTAGGACAGCCCTGCAATGGCTCCTACTGGGTACAACGTCCAAACTGGTAGACTGCGTTGTAGTGAAAAACTAAGCACTCTGATTGGCCAAGAGCTCTCATTTGACCAGTTCATCATCTACCTTACAAATGTGCACATGACAGGGGCAAGTGATCTCACACATCCAATCCACTATAAAAACACTCCTCCATGTGGGACACAAGTTTCCTTTTGGCTTTTATGACCGATTTCATGTTCAGAAGCCATTAAAAAAGCTAAAAAGAAAAATCCCAACTCATTGTGTACAATGTTCAAAAGCACACATTTTTCACATAACCCATTAGGGAAGACTGAGTTAATAGATCATGGGGTGGTCTTCTGTTGAAGATCCTCATCTTCTGGACCCCAGGCTAGAGAGCAGTTACAATGAGAATTTCTTGCTCTGGAGAACCTGTCTGGTCCTGCATTacacagacattttttttttttgcttaaccaTGATGTAAAGCTTCCCAAGATTACAGCTGACAACTGAGGGGGCCATAACAGGGGTACAACTTGTGATCTGCTTGTTAAGAGACCATTCTGACAAAGTTGTGAAACCCTTAACAGGGTTGTTGACCTGTGACATCTTTTCTTTAGACAACAGCCCCCAACAAGCTGTGATCTCATAAAATGGTAGCACATCCAGAGCTAAACAGGAAAAAAAGCATAATGATTGTAGTGTCATTTCACCAATAATTGCATTAAAAGGGACCGGTCACGAGGTCAGAAGTATTGAGATTTTGCTCTTAGTTTATTCCCATTGCTCCCCAGAGTATtacagtttttggttttttttgtttgggttttttttaatataccaAAACTGTCCCACAGATGAGGTTTTTTTATTTAGTTCTATTTGTTTTTACCAAGGGGTGCTGTAGAGCAGCCTAAAACCATGCCCCAGAGAATCCGGTGATGCTCACCCTTTTGTAAAGACAATATAAATCTACACTAAATAAAAAGTCccgtatctctggaactgtatggtggattaaaaaaaataaatactaggGGGACAAATTCTAGAGGCAAGTTCCACAACAAAATATACAATAAATATGGAGATTGTTACTGAAAACTCCATTGTAACCAAAATCTATTAGCAAACCAATTTTTCCTACGAAAAGTCACTATGCATttcattttgttaatttttttaaaaggaTTATGCCAATTTCACATATGGATAGTGTCAGACTGTGCTTATAATAACTAACGATTCTGCAAATTACTGTTTATTAAGACTTGCAGCTGTTCCTGAGATATTACCGCTTTTCTTCTCGGCTCATTGCTTAGGAAAGCAACCATGGCTGTTGTCTAGCTTCTAAGCACTGAGCAGAAGCTGGCCCAgcattcagggctgtgg
This window harbors:
- the SERPIND1 gene encoding heparin cofactor 2 isoform X1 yields the protein MGPLSRIAAPRMGILHLATSLVLISTALCGVKDLSEHFAKSDGADSLRARGLPSQSELNLQDETVTNDLIPEGDDDEDYLDFDKIFGEDEDYFEIIDAIPEIKDDDKTQGNIYELFHGKTRIQRLSIINAKFGFNLYRAIRENTNATDNVLLAPVGVSTAMATISMGTQGQTQSEIFSTLGFKEFINASTKYDKTTIHSVFRKLTHRLFRRDFGYNLRSVNDIYIRKDFPISKDFQDNLKNFYYAEAQVGDFEEKAFLHKVNQRIQKLTKGLIKEALANLNPNILMLLINCIYFKGTWENKFPLQQTYSANFRVSDKEVVKVPMMKLKGSFLVALDSELDCDVLQLPYVGNISMLIVVPHKLSGMKLLEKQLSPHLIERWQKSMNNRTREVHLPRFKLEKNYNLRDALSNMGVKDLFTSRADFSGITDEDINIGLFQQQGSITVNEEGTQAGMVTVVGFTPLSIQTRFIADRPFLFLIYEHRTDCLIFFGKVANPTKS
- the SERPIND1 gene encoding heparin cofactor 2 isoform X2 → MGILHLATSLVLISTALCGVKDLSEHFAKSDGADSLRARGLPSQSELNLQDETVTNDLIPEGDDDEDYLDFDKIFGEDEDYFEIIDAIPEIKDDDKTQGNIYELFHGKTRIQRLSIINAKFGFNLYRAIRENTNATDNVLLAPVGVSTAMATISMGTQGQTQSEIFSTLGFKEFINASTKYDKTTIHSVFRKLTHRLFRRDFGYNLRSVNDIYIRKDFPISKDFQDNLKNFYYAEAQVGDFEEKAFLHKVNQRIQKLTKGLIKEALANLNPNILMLLINCIYFKGTWENKFPLQQTYSANFRVSDKEVVKVPMMKLKGSFLVALDSELDCDVLQLPYVGNISMLIVVPHKLSGMKLLEKQLSPHLIERWQKSMNNRTREVHLPRFKLEKNYNLRDALSNMGVKDLFTSRADFSGITDEDINIGLFQQQGSITVNEEGTQAGMVTVVGFTPLSIQTRFIADRPFLFLIYEHRTDCLIFFGKVANPTKS